One stretch of Cohnella algarum DNA includes these proteins:
- a CDS encoding type I restriction-modification system subunit M — MITGELRQKVDRIWETFWTGGITNPLSVIEQFTYLLFIKGLDEAETRKENESLLLSLPFTGLFPSDKQHLRWSQFKSFDPQRMYDVVSNEVFPFIKTLHGDKDSTYAKYMGDAIFMIPTPNMLVRIVEGIDTIDMKDRDTNGDLYEYLLSKVATAGTNGQFRTPRHIIEMMVALMKPTPEDIICDPAAGSAGFLVAAGEYLRKHHADLFLVQGLKEHFNNHMFYGFDMDRTMLRIGAMNMLLHGVDNPNIEYRDSLNENNTDKDKYTLILANPPFKGSLDADSVAADLLRVTRTKKTELLFLALFLRMLKVGGRCASIVPDGVLFGNSKAHKDIRKEIVENHKLEAVISMPSGVFKPYAGVSTAIIIFTKTGAGGTDHVWFYDMKADGYSLDDKRNPIEANDIPDILERFGNWEAEKERKRTEKSFLVPVDEIRSNAYDLSINRYKETEYEEVQYEDPKVILASIKQLEDEIVEGLAELEALLG; from the coding sequence ATGATTACAGGTGAGTTAAGGCAAAAAGTAGACCGGATTTGGGAGACATTTTGGACCGGCGGAATCACCAATCCATTAAGTGTGATCGAACAATTTACATATTTATTGTTCATTAAAGGGCTGGACGAAGCGGAAACGCGCAAAGAGAATGAATCCTTGCTGCTGTCGTTGCCTTTTACCGGATTATTTCCAAGTGACAAGCAGCACTTGCGCTGGAGTCAATTTAAATCGTTTGATCCTCAGCGGATGTATGATGTTGTCTCGAACGAAGTATTTCCTTTCATCAAGACGCTTCATGGAGATAAGGATTCAACCTATGCCAAATACATGGGTGATGCCATCTTTATGATCCCGACTCCGAATATGCTTGTACGCATTGTCGAAGGCATCGATACGATTGACATGAAGGATAGGGATACCAACGGGGATTTGTATGAATATCTGCTATCCAAAGTAGCTACGGCTGGAACGAACGGGCAGTTCCGTACTCCGAGACACATTATCGAAATGATGGTCGCTTTGATGAAACCGACGCCTGAAGATATCATATGTGACCCGGCTGCAGGTTCGGCGGGTTTTCTAGTTGCCGCAGGTGAATATTTGCGGAAACATCATGCAGATCTATTCCTGGTTCAGGGCTTGAAGGAGCACTTCAACAATCATATGTTCTACGGTTTCGATATGGACCGTACGATGTTACGCATCGGGGCCATGAATATGCTGCTTCATGGAGTGGATAACCCGAATATCGAATACCGCGATTCCTTGAATGAAAACAATACGGACAAAGACAAATATACGTTAATCCTAGCCAATCCGCCGTTTAAAGGATCGCTTGATGCGGATTCAGTAGCAGCAGATCTGCTGCGTGTGACTCGCACGAAGAAAACGGAGCTATTGTTCCTTGCCCTGTTCCTGCGGATGCTCAAGGTAGGCGGGCGCTGCGCCTCCATCGTACCAGATGGTGTTCTATTCGGTAACAGTAAAGCCCATAAAGACATTCGTAAGGAAATCGTTGAGAATCACAAGCTGGAAGCGGTTATTTCGATGCCAAGCGGAGTATTCAAGCCGTATGCTGGGGTATCGACAGCCATTATAATCTTCACAAAGACAGGTGCAGGCGGAACGGATCACGTTTGGTTCTATGACATGAAGGCGGACGGTTATTCGCTTGACGACAAGCGGAATCCCATTGAGGCGAATGATATACCCGACATTTTGGAGCGGTTTGGCAATTGGGAAGCAGAGAAGGAGCGAAAACGTACGGAGAAATCGTTCCTGGTTCCGGTCGATGAGATTCGCTCCAATGCCTATGACCTCAGCATTAATCGCTACAAAGAGACAGAGTATGAGGAAGTTCAGTACGAGGACCCGAAGGTTATACTGGCTTCGATCAAGCAGCTAGAGGATGAAATTGTTGAAGGGCTTGCGGAACTGGAGGCGTTGTTGGGGTGA